Proteins from a genomic interval of Nostoc sp. PCC 7120 = FACHB-418:
- a CDS encoding efflux RND transporter periplasmic adaptor subunit gives MPNSLRFQPIVIIRCVSGTLVSLLLLASPIVVLAHGGHGNEFQGESEATPATSSIQVDTQTAQRLGIKVEPVKRQKLAVGIKTTGQIETLPSQRVEVTTPISGAKVVELLVEPGANVKKGQPVAVVSSPDLVELRVNSQEKLAQGQADLRQAQADLRLAQQNYDRYQQIAAAEIAQAQSQVAFAQEKYNKDRQLADAGALPRRTALESQTQLAEAKAKLTTANSRRDVIEAEAKLKTAQSSVELAQSKIQLSSTTYQTRLSQLGNRANAQGLVTVNAPISGKVADREVTLGQTFQDAGGKLMTIVNDSRVFATANIYEKDLDKIKTGQRVSLKVASVPNRTFNGRIAVIESVVAGDTRVVPVKAEIDNSSGVLKPGMFAELEVLTNQTSSDVLAINSASVVEANGKKQVYVQNGNAYQPVEVTLGQTSQDMVEVKTGLFEGDLIVTQRAPQLYAQSLRGDTKTTADEHTEIPAQVTETKTPSLPLPWWIAAGGGATLATVAFMAGTFWAGRRSKSPLILVNNSELDAHVSEREIYDDNSKSPVLSRSTVVHEQKDSQHPQS, from the coding sequence ATGCCAAACTCTTTGCGTTTCCAACCAATTGTTATCATACGTTGTGTTTCTGGTACACTTGTCAGCCTGCTGTTATTAGCAAGCCCCATAGTAGTTTTAGCCCACGGCGGACACGGAAATGAATTTCAAGGAGAAAGTGAAGCCACTCCGGCAACTAGTTCCATTCAAGTTGATACTCAAACTGCCCAACGGTTAGGAATTAAAGTTGAGCCAGTTAAACGCCAAAAACTAGCAGTTGGTATTAAAACTACTGGACAAATTGAAACTTTACCCAGCCAAAGAGTGGAAGTGACTACCCCAATTTCAGGGGCAAAAGTAGTTGAATTACTAGTAGAACCCGGTGCAAACGTCAAGAAAGGCCAACCTGTAGCTGTTGTATCCAGCCCTGACTTGGTGGAATTGCGGGTTAACTCCCAAGAAAAACTAGCACAAGGTCAGGCTGATTTACGGCAAGCACAAGCTGACTTGAGGCTAGCCCAGCAGAATTACGATCGCTATCAGCAAATAGCCGCAGCTGAAATAGCTCAAGCCCAAAGCCAAGTAGCATTTGCTCAAGAAAAGTATAACAAAGATAGACAGTTAGCTGATGCTGGTGCTTTGCCACGTCGTACAGCCCTAGAATCCCAAACCCAGTTAGCAGAAGCTAAGGCTAAACTAACCACAGCTAACAGTCGCCGCGATGTGATCGAGGCTGAGGCTAAACTCAAAACGGCTCAATCATCTGTTGAACTGGCCCAATCAAAAATCCAACTTAGTAGCACCACATATCAAACTCGCCTTTCTCAATTGGGAAACCGGGCTAATGCTCAAGGACTGGTGACAGTAAATGCTCCGATTTCCGGGAAGGTTGCTGACAGAGAAGTTACTCTCGGTCAAACATTCCAGGACGCAGGTGGCAAGTTAATGACGATTGTGAATGACAGCCGTGTTTTTGCCACAGCGAATATTTATGAAAAAGATTTAGACAAAATTAAGACTGGTCAACGAGTCAGCTTGAAAGTGGCTTCTGTACCTAATCGCACCTTTAATGGACGAATTGCCGTAATTGAATCTGTGGTAGCAGGTGATACGCGCGTTGTGCCTGTGAAAGCCGAAATAGATAACTCCAGTGGAGTTCTCAAACCTGGAATGTTTGCTGAGTTGGAAGTGTTGACAAACCAAACTTCGTCAGATGTTTTGGCTATCAACAGTGCATCTGTGGTAGAAGCAAATGGCAAGAAACAGGTTTATGTGCAGAATGGTAACGCTTATCAACCTGTTGAAGTTACCTTGGGTCAAACTTCGCAAGACATGGTTGAGGTAAAAACTGGTTTATTCGAGGGTGATTTGATCGTTACCCAGCGCGCGCCGCAACTTTACGCTCAATCTTTGCGGGGTGATACCAAGACGACAGCAGACGAACACACCGAAATTCCTGCACAGGTAACGGAAACTAAAACGCCTAGCTTACCACTACCCTGGTGGATTGCCGCAGGAGGGGGAGCTACTCTAGCTACTGTAGCTTTTATGGCAGGTACTTTTTGGGCTGGTCGTCGCAGTAAGTCGCCTTTGATACTAGTAAATAACTCAGAGTTAGACGCTCATGTGTCTGAAAGAGAGATTTATGACGACAACTCTAAGTCGCCAGTTTTATCTAGATCGACAGTTGTGCATGAGCAAAAAGACTCTCAGCATCCACAATCTTAG
- a CDS encoding DUF305 domain-containing protein — protein sequence MNPMQLSTLKNSFLSLTLVAIASVPSGLLTACSTTASQNQSQTPNPTTATDTSDKQPMNHDGMMNHGSGMKHGMAMDLGPADANYDLRFIDAMIPHHQGAVKMANVAQQKSKRPEIKNLADEIIKAQNQEITQMKQWRTAWYPKAGDKPMAYDAKMGHMMEMSSEQMQAMMMDIDLGAADAEFDLRFINAMIPHHEAAVVMAKDALQKSQRPEIKNLAQEIIKAQDTEINQMKQWRKTWYNQ from the coding sequence ATGAACCCTATGCAACTTTCTACTCTGAAAAATAGCTTTTTGTCATTGACTTTGGTAGCGATCGCCTCTGTTCCTAGCGGCCTCTTAACAGCTTGTTCTACAACTGCCTCCCAAAACCAAAGCCAAACACCAAACCCTACTACTGCTACTGATACTAGCGATAAGCAACCCATGAACCATGACGGTATGATGAATCATGGTAGCGGTATGAAGCACGGTATGGCAATGGATTTAGGCCCAGCCGATGCTAATTATGATTTGCGGTTTATAGATGCGATGATTCCGCACCATCAGGGAGCAGTGAAAATGGCGAATGTTGCACAGCAGAAATCGAAACGCCCTGAGATTAAAAACCTAGCAGACGAAATTATCAAAGCACAAAACCAAGAAATTACGCAAATGAAACAGTGGCGTACAGCCTGGTATCCCAAAGCGGGAGATAAACCAATGGCTTATGATGCCAAAATGGGTCACATGATGGAGATGTCTTCTGAGCAAATGCAAGCCATGATGATGGATATAGATTTGGGTGCAGCTGATGCAGAATTTGATCTGCGTTTTATTAACGCGATGATTCCGCACCATGAAGCAGCTGTAGTTATGGCGAAAGATGCCTTGCAAAAGTCTCAACGTCCTGAAATTAAAAACTTGGCTCAAGAAATTATCAAAGCCCAAGACACAGAAATTAACCAAATGAAACAGTGGCGCAAAACTTGGTATAACCAGTAA
- a CDS encoding four-helix bundle copper-binding protein, with the protein MSIQELTLSQVNQQMQQCIQNCLDCHSICLNTVTYCLQKGGHHAKPAHIRLMLDCAEICNTSANFMLRASDLHSRTCGVCAELCQRCADECDAYGDDAQMKACAQMCRRCADSCRQMAMATA; encoded by the coding sequence ATGTCTATACAAGAACTCACTTTGAGTCAAGTGAACCAGCAGATGCAACAATGTATTCAAAACTGCTTAGACTGCCATAGCATTTGTTTAAATACCGTGACTTACTGCCTACAAAAGGGTGGTCATCATGCCAAACCTGCTCATATTCGATTAATGCTTGATTGCGCTGAAATTTGCAATACAAGTGCTAATTTCATGCTTCGAGCTTCTGACTTACATTCTCGTACATGCGGCGTTTGTGCTGAACTGTGTCAACGGTGTGCAGATGAGTGCGATGCTTACGGTGACGATGCTCAAATGAAAGCCTGCGCTCAGATGTGCCGTCGATGCGCGGATTCTTGCCGACAAATGGCAATGGCAACTGCATAA
- a CDS encoding heavy metal translocating P-type ATPase, giving the protein MENTTLKLRGMSCASCASSIEDAINSVPGVNECIVNFGAEQATIEYDPRRTDLEAIQEAVDAAGYSAYPLQKQNLMAGDDDAEKRHRLRESRDLMRKVAVGGIISTVLVIGSLPMMTGLHLPFIPVWLHNPWVQLILTTPVQFWCGYSFYINGWKALKRHAATMDTLIALGTSAAYFYSLFPTLFPSFFINQGLTPDVYYETAAVVITLILLGRLFENRAKGQTSEAIRKLIGLQAKTARLIRNGREVDVPIEEVQIGDVILVRPGEKIPVDGEVVDGTSTIDEGMVTGESVPVKKQPGDEVIGATINKTGSFKFRATRVGSDTVLAQIVQLVQQAQGSKAPIQRLADQVTGWFVPAVIAIALLTFIIWFNFTGNVTLALITTVGVLIIACPCALGLATPTSVMVGTGKGAENGILIKGAESLELAHKIQTIVLDKTGTITQGKPTVTDFVTVNGTANGNEIRLVQLAASVERNSEHPLAEAVVRYAQSQEVTLADVKEFEAVAGSGVQGIVSDSLVQIGTQRWMSELGIDTQALQQDKERLEYLGKTAIWIAVDRQIQGLMGISDAIKPTSIQAISALQKLGLEVVMLTGDNRRTAETIAREVGIKRVLAEVRPDQKAATVQKLQSEGKIVAMVGDGINDAPALAQADVGMAIGTGTDVAIAASDITLISGDLRSIVTAIQLSRATIRNIRQNLFFAFIYNVAGIPIAAGILFPIFGWLLNPIIAGAAMAFSSVSVVTNALRLRKFQAKPVA; this is encoded by the coding sequence ATGGAGAATACCACACTCAAACTGCGTGGCATGAGTTGTGCCTCTTGTGCCAGCAGCATTGAAGACGCGATTAATTCTGTCCCTGGTGTTAATGAATGTATCGTGAATTTTGGAGCAGAACAGGCAACAATTGAGTATGACCCCAGAAGAACTGATTTAGAAGCCATTCAAGAGGCGGTAGATGCAGCAGGTTATTCTGCCTATCCACTCCAAAAACAAAACCTGATGGCGGGAGACGATGATGCAGAGAAAAGACATCGCTTAAGAGAATCCCGCGATTTAATGCGAAAGGTGGCGGTAGGAGGCATCATTAGCACTGTGTTAGTTATAGGTTCATTGCCTATGATGACAGGGTTGCACTTACCCTTTATCCCAGTATGGCTGCATAATCCTTGGGTACAGTTGATACTCACTACCCCAGTCCAGTTCTGGTGTGGTTACTCCTTCTACATTAATGGATGGAAAGCCTTAAAACGTCATGCTGCCACAATGGATACCCTAATCGCTTTGGGTACAAGTGCGGCGTATTTTTATTCGCTATTTCCCACTTTATTCCCCAGCTTTTTTATCAATCAGGGGTTAACGCCAGATGTATATTATGAAACTGCTGCGGTCGTTATTACCCTAATTCTGCTAGGAAGACTATTTGAAAATCGCGCTAAAGGACAAACTTCAGAAGCTATCCGTAAGCTGATTGGGTTACAAGCTAAAACAGCGCGTTTGATTCGCAATGGACGAGAAGTAGATGTGCCAATCGAAGAAGTACAGATTGGTGATGTGATACTGGTTCGTCCTGGTGAGAAAATTCCCGTTGATGGCGAAGTAGTTGACGGGACATCGACAATTGATGAAGGGATGGTAACAGGGGAAAGCGTGCCTGTCAAAAAGCAACCAGGCGATGAAGTGATTGGAGCTACTATTAACAAAACTGGGAGTTTTAAGTTTCGGGCAACACGAGTCGGAAGTGATACTGTGCTGGCGCAGATTGTCCAATTAGTACAGCAAGCACAGGGTTCTAAAGCCCCAATTCAGAGATTAGCAGACCAAGTAACTGGATGGTTTGTACCTGCGGTAATTGCGATCGCACTGCTCACTTTCATCATTTGGTTTAATTTTACAGGTAACGTGACTTTGGCACTGATTACCACTGTTGGGGTACTAATTATCGCCTGTCCTTGTGCGCTGGGTTTAGCCACACCGACATCTGTAATGGTAGGAACGGGTAAAGGTGCAGAAAATGGCATTTTGATTAAAGGTGCTGAAAGCTTGGAACTGGCGCACAAAATTCAAACAATCGTGCTGGACAAAACTGGAACCATCACTCAGGGTAAACCAACAGTCACCGATTTTGTCACCGTCAACGGTACTGCTAATGGTAACGAAATCAGGTTGGTGCAACTTGCGGCATCTGTAGAACGCAATTCCGAACATCCATTGGCAGAAGCGGTTGTCAGATACGCCCAATCTCAAGAAGTGACGTTAGCAGATGTCAAGGAGTTTGAAGCTGTAGCAGGTAGTGGTGTGCAAGGTATAGTTTCTGATTCTCTCGTGCAAATTGGAACGCAACGCTGGATGTCAGAATTAGGCATTGACACCCAAGCCTTGCAACAGGATAAAGAGCGTTTGGAATATCTGGGTAAAACTGCAATTTGGATTGCGGTTGACAGACAAATTCAGGGATTAATGGGGATTTCTGATGCCATCAAACCTACCTCCATACAAGCAATTAGTGCTTTGCAAAAACTGGGTTTAGAGGTGGTGATGCTCACAGGTGATAATCGCCGCACCGCCGAAACCATTGCCCGTGAAGTTGGTATCAAGCGTGTTTTGGCAGAAGTTCGGCCCGACCAAAAAGCCGCTACAGTGCAGAAACTACAATCAGAAGGAAAGATTGTAGCAATGGTTGGAGATGGTATCAATGATGCACCAGCACTAGCTCAAGCCGATGTCGGAATGGCAATTGGCACTGGTACAGATGTAGCGATCGCCGCGAGTGACATCACGCTTATCTCCGGTGACTTGCGAAGCATTGTCACAGCCATTCAACTCAGCCGCGCCACAATTCGTAACATTCGTCAAAACCTATTCTTCGCCTTCATCTACAACGTTGCTGGCATTCCGATTGCTGCGGGTATTTTGTTCCCCATCTTCGGTTGGTTACTTAACCCCATTATTGCAGGTGCAGCAATGGCATTTAGTTCGGTTTCAGTGGTTACGAATGCCCTACGTCTGCGTAAATTTCAAGCTAAACCAGTAGCATAA